In the Prochlorococcus marinus CUG1438 genome, GATGATAAAGAAATGGTTCAGAGATTCGAACTATTCATTGTTGGACGAGAATTGGCAAATGCTTTTAGTGAGTTGATAGACCCTATAGATCAAAGACAAAGAATGCTAATACAACAATCTCTTAGAGATCAAGGAGATGTAGAGGCTCATTGTATAGATGAAGATTTTTTGAATGCTTTAGAGATTGGTATGCCTCCTACTGGAGGACTAGGCATAGGAATTGACAGACTTATTATGTTAATTACTGATAGTCCATCAATTAGAGACGTGATCCCTTTCCCATTGTTAAAACCGGAGATAACTTCTAAATAAAAATCAAAAATTATCCTTGCAATGAAGTAAAATAAAAGAATTAATCCAATACGAAATTTTTTAAATGAGTGGTGAACGTGTTGGTTTCCGTTTTAAACACGCGGATGCAGTAGTGAAAAGAAATCCTCAAGGCCGATCAAGAAGAGGATGGGTTATTGAACCAGTTGAGCAAACTACAAGCAGGGGCACAAAAATGCCTGCTTATAAAATCCGCTGGAGAGATAGTGAGAGACCTGAAACTGTTTTACAGCATATGTTAATTGCAGATCCAGATCCTTCCCCTCCGCCAAGTTCAGTAAATCTTGACTCATAGATTCAAAACTTTAAATAATATTTTTATCTTTTTAGTGCAGAGTTGATTTCTTTTTTTATGCTTTTTTGTTTTTCATCTTGTCGTTTGTCATGTAATTTTTTCCCTTTACCAACTCCAATAGTTAGTTTTATCCATGACCCCTTTAAATAAAGAGATAACGGAACAATAGTCATTCCTTTTTTTTCAGTATTGGATTTAAGTTTTATTATTTCTTTCTTGTGTAGTAATAACTTTCTATTGCGTAATGGATCATGATTAAAATAAGAACCCACATTTTTGTGTGGTGAAATGTGAACATTTAATAATAAAATTTCACCATCTCTGAATGAACAGTACCCATCTCTTAAATTTGCTTTTCCGTCTCTAATAGACTTCACTTCAGTCCCCAAAAGTTCAATTCCAGCTTCGATTGTTTCAGATATTGCATATTGAAACTTTGCATATCTATTTTCAGCTAGACGTTTAAAATTACTTTCTTTGTTAATAATTTTTTGATTTTTGTTTGAATTTTTTGGCATTTTGTTTGTAAAAAATCTTTCTACTCAGAACAATTGCAATTAACCTTTCATTATGGCAATAATTTCCTCCAATATAGGCGATAATGATTCTTCTCCACGTAAAAAAGAACTAAGGTTAGTTAATTCAAAGGTCATTCCAGAAGAAAAAAGAAAAAATAATCTGAACTTAGCTCGACCTTGCAATTTAAAACAATTTATTGGTCAAGAACAACTTAAGTCGTCGTTAAGAATTGCTATAAATGCTGCAATTTATAGAAAAGAACCTTTGGAGCATATTCTTTTATATGGGCAACCTGGTTTAGGTAAAACCACCCTAGCTTTGTTGATAGCTCAAGAAATGAATACGAAATGTAGGATAGCAACTGCACCCTCGATTGAAAGACCTAGAGATATTGTGGGGTTGCTGCTTGGATTAAAAGAAGGTGAAGTTTTATTTATCGATGAGATACATCGCTTAAATAGGTTAACTGAAGAGTTGTTATATTCTGCAATGGAGGATTTTAGACTAGATTTAACTATGGGAGCTAATAGAGGAACACGTTGTAGAACAATTAATCTTCCAAAGTTTACTCTTATTGGGGCGACGACTAAATTAGCCTCAATTAGTGCCCCACTAAGAGATAGATTTGGTATATCCCAGAAAATTGAATTTTATACATACGATGAATTAAAACAAATTATTGTTAATTTCGCCCGATTAATAAATCTTAATTTAGATGATGAAGCATCATATAATTTAGCAAAGATATCTCGAGGTACTCCAAGAATTGCTTTGAGATTATTGAGACGAGTTAGAGATTATGCTCAAGTTGTCAAAAAAACTAATTCCATTTCTGTGAATTTAATAAAAAAAGCTTTAAATTCATATCAAATAGACGAAAAAGGATTGGATTCTTTAGATAGACAATATTTATTTTTTTTAAACCAAAATAATAATGTCCCAACTGGCCTCGATTCAATTGCAGCTAGATTAGGTGATGAATCTTCAATGATAGAATTTGTGGTTGAGCCATATCTTATTCAAATTGGTTTCCTTGAGAGAACTCCAAGAGGAAGATTGCTTACTCTTTTAGGGAAAAAGTACATTGATTCATATAATGACAACTTTTAAAAAAGTTAAAGTTTGTTTTTTATTACTTTTTGTTTTTATAAGTATTTGTTATGTTTCGCCATGCTATTCATTATCTTTCAGGGAGGATTTGTTTAAAAATGCATTAGATTTAAGTGCAAGTGGAAAATTTAATCTCGCCTTACAAGAATGGAATAACTATCTTGATTCCTACCCTGATGATGCTGCCGGTTTCAGTAATAGAGGAAACGTTAGACTTGTCATAGGAGATGTGGAGGGATCAATAGATGATCAAAATAAGGCAATAAGTTTAAATCCAAATGAAATAGACCCTTATATTAATAGAGGCATAGCAGAGGAAGCAATGGGATTATGGTCAGAAGCGAGAAAAGATTATATGTTTGTTATTTCTCAAGATAGTAAAAATTTTTCTGCATTATATAATTTGGCTAATGTTGAAGGTTCTACATCACAATGGGAAAAAGCACGAGATTTATTTTCAAAAGCTGCTTTATATAATCCTGGTTTTGCAATGGCTAGGTCGAGTATGGCTTTAGCAGATTTACAGTTGGGAAATATTGATGCATCTGAAAAGGAATTAAAAAACTTAATTAGACGTTATCCAACTTTTGCAGATGCTAGGGCCGCTTTAACAGCTTTGAATTGGTCTAAAGGTGAATCTGGCAAAGCAGAGAGTAATTGGATAGCAGTGACTGAACTAGATTCTAGATATAGTGATGAAGAATGGTTAAAAAGAATCAGAAGATGGCCCCCAATACCGATTAAAGATTTAATGAACTTTATCGATTTAAAATAAGAAATGAATATAGATCAGTTGTTTAGAAAAGTTGATTCCTTTAATGATGAATTAATTAATTTAAGAAGATATATCCACGCACATCCGGAATTAAGTGGATGTGAAAATCAAACGGCGATTTTGATAACTGGTTATTTAAAGAATATTGGTTGGAATGTCAGAGAGTCTGTTGGTAAGACAGGAGTTATAGCTGATTTTGGCCCTTTAGATAAAGGTATCATAGGCTTAAGAGTTGATATGGATGCTTTACCAATACTTGAGGAAACTAAATTAAGCTTTTCTTCGAAAGTAGATGGTGTCATGCATGCGTGTGGACACGACTTGCATATATCGATTGGGCTTGGAGTCGCAAAAATTATAAAAGATCTAAAACTTAATTTTGGTGTTAGGATTATTTTTCAGCCTGCTGAAGAAATTGCAAGCGGAGCTAGATGGATGATTAAGGATGGTGCAACCAATGGTTTAACCCATATTTTAGGGGTACATGTCTACCCAGATTTATCTGTAGGGACTATTGGGATTAAGGAGGGAAGTTTAACTGCAGCTGCTGGAGAGTTCAAAGTAGAAATCATAGGAAAGTCAGGACATGGTGCTAGACCGCATGAAGGAGTCGATGCTATTTGGGTAGCCTCTAAAGTTATTTCGGGAATTCAAGAATCAATAACACGGAAGTTAGATCCTCTAGATCCTGTAGTAATAACTTTTGGTAAAATAAATGGTGGAAATGCATTCAATGTTCTTGCAGAAAAGGTTAATTTAATTGGTACAGTTAGATGTACCAATCTTAAATTATTTAAAAATATTGGTAATTGGCTCAATGAAAATATTTCTTCTATAGCAAATAGTTGCGGAGCTGATGCAAAAGTAATATTTAGAGAAATTGCTCCACCAGTTAATAATAATTCTGAAATTAATAGAGTTTTTAGAGATTCGGGAATTAAGGTGTTAGGGCAAGAAAATGTTATTGAATTGCAAAAACCGTCACTAGGCGCAGAAGATTTTGCTGAGTTCTTGAATGAGATACCTGGAGCTATGTTTAGGCTTGGTGTTTCTGGTTCAAATGGATGCGCTCCACTACATAGTTCTAAATTTGATCCGGATGAAAGAGCTATCGCTATTGGAATTAAGGTGATAACTGCATCCATAGTAAAATTGAATAATGAAAAGGTTAATACAGTAAATAAATGAAAATTAATAAAAGATTTTTTCTATCTCTTGTGTCCCCTTTTATGATCTTTATATCAGTAATTGGGATAGTAATGAGGGATAATTCCAGAAAGATTTTTTATTTACCTATCGGCTTAATGGGGATTTCTATTATTTTGGAGAAAGATGTAAGTAGAAGATGGGATAGGAAAAACATCTTAAAAAAAATAAAATCTTATCGAAAAGTTGAATAAACATTATTTTATTTATTTTACGCAATATGTGATGACTATTTTTTGGAAAAGAGCTATTAATAAGATTAATACTAGGGGTGCTAAGAATTTAACCTTAGCTGAGATCATACCCTTTGAACCTGAATCATTTATTTTGATGCAGGGAAGTGGAAATTTGATCAAACTTTAGTAATAACAATTTTAAAATTTATCAATTATGAGAAGTTCATGGATTAAGCCTAGGCTTGGGAAAAGCAATGTAACTCAGATGAACTTTGCAAGGAACGGATATATCACTGAAGAAATGAGTTTTGTTGCTAAAAAAGAGAATCTACCTGCCTCTTTAATA is a window encoding:
- a CDS encoding tetratricopeptide repeat protein, with product MTTFKKVKVCFLLLFVFISICYVSPCYSLSFREDLFKNALDLSASGKFNLALQEWNNYLDSYPDDAAGFSNRGNVRLVIGDVEGSIDDQNKAISLNPNEIDPYINRGIAEEAMGLWSEARKDYMFVISQDSKNFSALYNLANVEGSTSQWEKARDLFSKAALYNPGFAMARSSMALADLQLGNIDASEKELKNLIRRYPTFADARAALTALNWSKGESGKAESNWIAVTELDSRYSDEEWLKRIRRWPPIPIKDLMNFIDLK
- the smpB gene encoding SsrA-binding protein SmpB, translating into MPKNSNKNQKIINKESNFKRLAENRYAKFQYAISETIEAGIELLGTEVKSIRDGKANLRDGYCSFRDGEILLLNVHISPHKNVGSYFNHDPLRNRKLLLHKKEIIKLKSNTEKKGMTIVPLSLYLKGSWIKLTIGVGKGKKLHDKRQDEKQKSIKKEINSALKR
- the ruvB gene encoding Holliday junction branch migration DNA helicase RuvB, producing MAIISSNIGDNDSSPRKKELRLVNSKVIPEEKRKNNLNLARPCNLKQFIGQEQLKSSLRIAINAAIYRKEPLEHILLYGQPGLGKTTLALLIAQEMNTKCRIATAPSIERPRDIVGLLLGLKEGEVLFIDEIHRLNRLTEELLYSAMEDFRLDLTMGANRGTRCRTINLPKFTLIGATTKLASISAPLRDRFGISQKIEFYTYDELKQIIVNFARLINLNLDDEASYNLAKISRGTPRIALRLLRRVRDYAQVVKKTNSISVNLIKKALNSYQIDEKGLDSLDRQYLFFLNQNNNVPTGLDSIAARLGDESSMIEFVVEPYLIQIGFLERTPRGRLLTLLGKKYIDSYNDNF
- a CDS encoding DUF3188 domain-containing protein, encoding MKINKRFFLSLVSPFMIFISVIGIVMRDNSRKIFYLPIGLMGISIILEKDVSRRWDRKNILKKIKSYRKVE
- a CDS encoding amidohydrolase, with amino-acid sequence MNIDQLFRKVDSFNDELINLRRYIHAHPELSGCENQTAILITGYLKNIGWNVRESVGKTGVIADFGPLDKGIIGLRVDMDALPILEETKLSFSSKVDGVMHACGHDLHISIGLGVAKIIKDLKLNFGVRIIFQPAEEIASGARWMIKDGATNGLTHILGVHVYPDLSVGTIGIKEGSLTAAAGEFKVEIIGKSGHGARPHEGVDAIWVASKVISGIQESITRKLDPLDPVVITFGKINGGNAFNVLAEKVNLIGTVRCTNLKLFKNIGNWLNENISSIANSCGADAKVIFREIAPPVNNNSEINRVFRDSGIKVLGQENVIELQKPSLGAEDFAEFLNEIPGAMFRLGVSGSNGCAPLHSSKFDPDERAIAIGIKVITASIVKLNNEKVNTVNK